The following are from one region of the Stigmatella ashevillena genome:
- a CDS encoding MBL fold metallo-hydrolase gives MPLTRRRRALLSALGVLVLLGATLVGVGCHAFSAPMYQGPKSDHFDGKQFINQDPRQAKMGFLDWQLHRERGPWTDWTEAPPGPPPPRRVPRGALRVTFINHATTLIQLDGLNVLTDPIWSERCSPVSFAGPQRVRPPGLRFEDLPPIDVVLLSHNHYDHMDVPTLKRLADQFPNARFFAGLGNRAFLQSKGLRNAMDLDWWQEVPLTPEVKLVSTPAHHFSNRGLSDQNGTLWTSYVLQGPSGVTYFAGDTGYGKHFRQVRERFGPPRLAVLPIGAFRPEAFMEVVHVSPEQAVQAHLDLEAQVSVPMHFGTFKLADDGQEEPVTRLRAALEAQPEPKPAFWVLGFGEGRDIP, from the coding sequence ATGCCATTGACCCGTCGGCGCCGTGCCTTGCTCTCCGCGCTGGGAGTCCTCGTGCTGCTTGGGGCCACCCTCGTGGGGGTGGGATGCCACGCTTTTTCCGCCCCCATGTATCAAGGGCCGAAGTCAGATCATTTCGATGGAAAGCAGTTCATCAACCAGGATCCGCGCCAGGCCAAGATGGGCTTCCTGGACTGGCAGCTCCACCGGGAGCGAGGCCCTTGGACGGACTGGACAGAAGCCCCTCCGGGCCCTCCCCCACCCCGGCGCGTGCCGCGCGGGGCGCTCCGGGTGACGTTCATCAACCACGCCACCACGTTGATCCAACTGGATGGCCTGAACGTGTTGACGGATCCCATCTGGTCGGAGCGATGCAGCCCCGTGTCCTTCGCCGGGCCCCAGCGCGTGCGCCCGCCGGGCCTGCGTTTCGAGGACCTGCCGCCCATTGACGTGGTCCTCCTCAGCCACAACCACTACGATCACATGGACGTGCCGACGCTGAAGCGGCTGGCGGATCAATTCCCGAACGCGCGCTTCTTCGCGGGGCTCGGGAACCGGGCCTTCCTCCAGTCCAAGGGCCTGCGCAACGCGATGGATCTCGACTGGTGGCAAGAGGTGCCGCTCACCCCGGAGGTGAAGCTGGTGAGCACCCCGGCCCACCACTTCTCCAACCGGGGGCTGAGCGATCAGAACGGCACGCTGTGGACGAGCTATGTCCTCCAGGGCCCCTCGGGGGTGACGTACTTCGCCGGAGACACGGGGTACGGCAAGCACTTCCGCCAGGTGCGTGAGCGCTTCGGCCCGCCCCGGCTCGCCGTGCTCCCCATCGGCGCGTTCCGCCCCGAGGCCTTCATGGAGGTGGTGCACGTCTCGCCCGAGCAAGCGGTCCAGGCCCACCTGGACCTGGAGGCCCAGGTCAGCGTGCCCATGCACTTCGGGACCTTCAAGCTGGCCGATGACGGGCAGGAAGAGCCCGTCACCCGGCTGCGCGCGGCCCTGGAGGCCCAACCCGAACCGAAGCCGGCGTTCTGGGTGCTCGGCTTCGGCGAGGGCCGCGACATCCCCTGA
- a CDS encoding acetoacetate decarboxylase family protein, with product MQMPLSESSLFDAYPSTETYELSSGALCSIPYVCRSADMVVLYGPADIEAARSLLAGQRYQPVSIGGGQCAVSIWVAHYHDTSCGPYKEFIVTFMVSLKPLEVAVHSPLELLQPLSHPDVTTLCYKLILDEQIPIDFGREVHGHAKHPSPQPVHIAFSEPWCQFEVACEGKKLAQGRVRYPQEPAENQRISIGFVTPKEVFQTRNVMHFEMESRLRLFGEGDVFSLSSESTLGRALVQMRYTPQLVQYLPDVRFVMPKPLNWHGREG from the coding sequence ATGCAGATGCCGCTGTCCGAGTCTTCTCTGTTCGACGCCTATCCCTCCACCGAGACGTACGAACTCTCCTCAGGGGCCCTCTGCTCGATTCCCTACGTCTGCCGCTCCGCGGACATGGTGGTGCTCTATGGGCCCGCGGACATCGAAGCCGCTCGGAGTCTGCTCGCGGGACAGCGTTACCAGCCCGTCTCCATCGGGGGCGGCCAGTGCGCCGTGTCGATCTGGGTGGCCCACTACCACGACACCTCTTGTGGCCCTTACAAGGAGTTCATCGTCACCTTCATGGTGTCGCTGAAGCCTCTCGAGGTGGCGGTCCACTCGCCGCTGGAATTGCTCCAGCCGTTGTCGCATCCCGATGTCACCACGCTTTGTTACAAGTTGATCCTCGATGAGCAGATCCCCATCGACTTCGGCCGCGAGGTTCATGGCCACGCCAAGCACCCATCGCCCCAGCCCGTGCACATCGCCTTCTCCGAGCCGTGGTGTCAGTTCGAGGTTGCTTGCGAGGGGAAGAAACTGGCCCAGGGCCGCGTGCGCTACCCGCAGGAGCCGGCGGAGAACCAGCGCATCTCCATCGGCTTCGTCACCCCCAAGGAAGTCTTCCAGACACGCAACGTCATGCACTTCGAAATGGAATCCCGCTTGAGGCTCTTCGGAGAGGGAGACGTGTTTTCGCTCTCCAGCGAGAGCACGCTGGGCCGCGCGCTCGTGCAGATGCGCTACACGCCCCAGTTGGTGCAGTACCTGCCCGATGTCCGCTTCGTGATGCCCAAGCCCCTCAACTGGCACGGCCGGGAGGGCTGA
- a CDS encoding protein kinase domain-containing protein codes for MSGRQVGGRYILEKKIAGGGMGAIWLAHDPQLDRKVALKLTTSLRISSDSARRQFEQEARAIAQFRHPNVVQIYDFGLDKGEDPYIVMELLDGEDLEARLRRQQQIPPASVAAVLLQVGKALTAAHTAGIVHRDLKPANIFLARVDGEEVVKILDFGLARLVQRPEEVSFDTPSDGMIGTLRYMSPEQIRGDRALDHRSDLWSISVVIYRALTGQFPFPIELVGPLLSGTFHPPDVAPSTLKLGLSPELDGFFMRALHPDPTQRFGSAHEMVAAFATIVKTAERPQAARILVVDDEPDVEMLLKQAFRRQIRDNVYQFYFASDGENALEKLRQYPDIEVIVTDINMPRMDGLALLSRVSEAYPLAKVIIVSAYSDMTNLRTAMNRGAYDFLVKPLDFQDLETTLNKTLRHVRELRQMARSIKENELLALFVQSTVLSLLRTLTQGREALSGERVDSTVVFISFKDFTAATRHESPAGIVRKLNENLHVIVPELTSRQGVVDKFMGDTVVAVFRGHEHLFRALTACMSIRLELQTRAFRSGDQSPYGHGVSIGLDSGKVVAGGLGSHDLGRLEYAVLGEVVTTAGLLSSVAGRDQILVTERLSQRLAESFRCQLLTARLLPGSNEPVNVYEVIGPYHAATLPDESATKPNTQGSPPVEAFLAQDPK; via the coding sequence ATGTCGGGACGCCAGGTGGGTGGCAGGTACATCCTGGAGAAGAAGATCGCCGGTGGTGGCATGGGTGCCATCTGGCTGGCGCATGATCCCCAACTGGATCGCAAAGTCGCGCTCAAGCTGACCACCTCGCTGCGCATCTCCTCGGACTCGGCGCGGCGCCAATTCGAGCAGGAGGCGCGGGCCATCGCCCAGTTCCGCCACCCGAACGTGGTGCAGATCTACGACTTCGGCCTGGACAAGGGCGAGGACCCGTACATCGTCATGGAGTTGCTCGACGGGGAGGATCTCGAGGCCCGTCTGCGGCGGCAGCAGCAGATCCCTCCCGCCTCGGTGGCGGCGGTGCTGCTCCAGGTGGGCAAGGCATTGACTGCCGCGCACACGGCCGGCATCGTCCACCGCGATCTCAAGCCCGCCAACATCTTCCTGGCCCGTGTCGATGGCGAAGAGGTGGTGAAGATCCTCGACTTCGGGCTGGCCCGGCTGGTCCAGCGGCCCGAGGAAGTCTCATTCGATACACCCTCGGATGGGATGATCGGCACGCTGCGATACATGAGCCCGGAGCAGATCCGCGGAGATCGCGCCCTCGATCACCGCAGCGATCTCTGGTCCATCTCCGTGGTGATCTACCGGGCCCTCACCGGCCAGTTTCCCTTTCCCATCGAGCTGGTCGGTCCCCTGCTGTCTGGCACCTTCCACCCTCCGGACGTGGCGCCCTCCACCCTGAAGCTGGGGTTGAGCCCGGAGCTGGACGGGTTCTTCATGCGCGCCCTGCATCCGGATCCCACCCAGCGCTTCGGGTCCGCCCATGAGATGGTCGCCGCCTTCGCGACGATCGTGAAGACGGCGGAGCGGCCCCAGGCAGCGAGGATCCTGGTGGTGGACGATGAGCCGGACGTGGAGATGCTGCTGAAGCAGGCCTTCCGCCGGCAGATCCGCGACAACGTCTACCAGTTCTACTTCGCCTCCGATGGCGAGAACGCGCTGGAGAAGCTGCGCCAGTACCCCGACATCGAGGTGATCGTCACCGACATCAACATGCCGCGCATGGACGGTCTGGCCCTGCTCAGCCGGGTCAGCGAGGCCTATCCGCTCGCGAAGGTCATCATCGTGTCGGCCTACAGCGACATGACCAACCTGCGCACGGCGATGAATCGCGGGGCCTACGACTTCCTGGTCAAGCCGCTCGACTTCCAGGATCTCGAGACGACGCTGAACAAGACGCTCCGGCACGTGAGGGAGCTGCGCCAGATGGCCCGCTCCATCAAGGAGAACGAGCTGCTGGCGCTCTTCGTCCAGAGCACGGTCCTGTCCCTGCTGCGCACGTTGACCCAGGGGCGCGAGGCCCTGTCTGGCGAGCGGGTGGACTCCACGGTGGTGTTCATCAGCTTCAAGGACTTCACCGCCGCCACCCGCCACGAGTCGCCCGCGGGGATTGTCCGGAAGCTGAACGAGAACCTCCATGTCATCGTCCCGGAGCTGACCTCGCGGCAGGGGGTGGTGGACAAGTTCATGGGAGACACGGTGGTGGCCGTGTTCCGGGGCCACGAGCACCTCTTCCGTGCGTTGACCGCGTGCATGTCCATCCGGCTGGAGCTCCAGACGCGGGCCTTCCGCTCGGGAGATCAATCCCCCTATGGGCATGGCGTCAGCATCGGGCTGGACTCGGGCAAGGTGGTCGCCGGTGGGCTGGGCAGCCATGACCTGGGACGGCTGGAGTACGCCGTCCTGGGAGAAGTGGTGACCACTGCGGGGCTCCTGTCCTCCGTGGCGGGGAGGGATCAGATCCTCGTGACCGAGCGACTGAGCCAGCGGTTGGCGGAGAGCTTCAGGTGCCAACTGCTCACGGCGCGCCTCCTTCCGGGCAGCAACGAGCCGGTGAATGTCTACGAGGTGATCGGGCCCTATCATGCGGCGACATTGCCCGATGAGTCCGCGACCAAGCCGAACACGCAGGGGAGCCCTCCCGTGGAGGCTTTTCTGGCGCAAGACCCGAAGTAG